The Alnus glutinosa chromosome 10, dhAlnGlut1.1, whole genome shotgun sequence DNA window gtgtttttatttatttatttattttattattattattattattattattattattattatcttttggCATGTAATTAAGATATTGTAGGAGATGTTTGCTTGTATTCATTTGCTTCATGGGGGATGTCTCTCTTGGATTAGAGAGACAGCGGGACAGGCTCAGCTGACGAGGCGGCTGGGGATTTGGGCTCGGCTTTGACAATCAACTCGTCTAGTGCGTCTTGCAAAAGTCGAGCAGTATCGAACGAATCGGCTCCGGTGTCCCATGCCAATTCCCTTAATCTGCACATCCTTGGCTTGTGTCAGACGGATTATTGATATTTATGGCTCTCACTTTTTAGAATTATCAAGAGTTAGTTGTCATTAAGACACTGTTTGTttgttagaacttagaagtTCTGAAAGAGCAGgggaatttttttaaaaagaaaaaaaaattgaaggaaaaattaaaatgggGATTTTACATGTTACTTACGTTGTATGGTATAAAGTTTAGTTTGCTTTAAAAAGGTTAGATCTAAAAATAGTTGCTatggtttttatatttattaaaacattCTTCaggttttagaaaatgattataAGATAAGTCTTTCTGTCTACCTACTATCATGCCCGTTTGCCACAAGACCTATAAAGTGTTGACACGTGTAACACCTTTATCATATTAACGTctcataataataattattaaaaaaaaaaaaagatggtatGGTAAAGATGTACGCATAGCAACATTTTATAAGATTTACATggctttgttctttcttttttttgtacaaGTGACAAATGGACTTGACGGCAGACAGACAGAAAGACTAATCTTATAAACTCAGAAAAACTAACTAAATTTTATCACTTTCTAAAACTCAAAGAAATTCGgtttaggtgctgtaaaaaaaacaCTATAGAAGATTTCTTATAGTTTTTTCAACCATTCAAATTCAatttcactttctctttttctcaggaaaaaattgaaataaaattaaaccgtTGAAAATACTACATAAGAACTCTTCtagttttgttattattttagaacacctaagccaaatagatgttgataaaaatgaaaaaccactCTTCCTTTTAAATTTAATCCTTCTAAAGAAACAGAACTTCCCAACACTTTGATAAGGTTTGTCTTATGTTTAATGTGGGGAGAATCGTGTTAGGCATGTGGATGTTAATAGACAAAACCTAACTATCGAATCAAATTGATGAGGCAGCAGAAATCAAATTAAGTTAAACTGATTAGTTGAGTTGGTTAGGTTTTGGATTTTTGCTTTATTCGATTAGGCCCATCACATTGAGTgccctttttgttcttttttttttttgctagtttGGGCATTAATTTGGATatggatttttaaaaaatctagcAACTTCTTTGGCCATTTTTTGGTTCAATCCGTTCGCATTTTCTCAGTaaccaaacaagaaaacaatcagctaaaaaaaatatatcaatattgagagagagagagagagagagagagagaattgagcCTAATGAATGTGTGCCACGATGAAGGACACGTGATGCATGGTCGAGTTCCCCAGTGTGGACTAGAGGAGATCCAGGGGTTGAGAAGGaaacaaagatttggaaaaggAGTGGACAAGAGATAAGGATCCACCATATTATGTCGAATTAGTAGCAATTTGGACAGATAATGCAGGTAATGTGAGAAATCCTATATAAGACTCACATGTCTAAATAAATTTCGAGCCGTCTAGCTTCCTACCTTAACAATTGAGTCctatatacattatatatatgcCTAAATTGCTACCAATTTGAGCAAGTAATTACTGTAGTTTCCAATCCGAGGAGAGGAACATGAGAGGTAAGAGTGAGAGACAAGTGAGGGCTccgtttgttaaattttttatttttttccttttgttctctttttaaaatacaaaattaataaataattcaaacataaAACACTCGTAAAAACAGAAGTAAATATCACatttatgtcaaaaaaataaaaaataagtaaaattagaaacaaaaaaaaaaattccaaaaaaattaccaaacaaccatattatttgttttcttttttaaaataaaggaaTAACTTTACAAAATGGTATCAAATTATACGCCATTTTGAGAGAATGATACTAAACTAACAAATGTTTCAAACTGTGGTATTCACATTTCCAAACTTCTCACTTtagggtactccgttaggatttgtttttaaatactgtaaaaattttcaaaatatctgtgttctttttaaaaaaaaaaaaaaaaaaattagaacaattttcaaagattcaggcatgagcattttgcaaattccattaaattctgaccaactaAGTCCtaactttcttctctttttttttttttgcttttttttcctaaaaaaaaaaatacaaatattttaggtactccgttaggatttaatagcAAATCCTAATGAACTatccttaagtgagacgtttgaaaacgtGAATACTCTAATTTGAGACGTTTACTGTTTAGTAttcttatctcaaaacggcaTATAATATAATACTCTTTTGTAAAATTATCGCTTAAATAAAATTATCGCATACCACTTGATGTCACTGTACTTGACGTTAAATCTATATCACcaccacttattccaaaaaaaaaaactcccaaaaacttaaactaaaaaaatagcaaatttaattatttaagtcTCCTTCCTGTGTATAGTCAAACTCGCCCTTAACCAGTAAAGCCAAACGGGtaagataaaaacaaatttatgaatgGTATGATTTTAGTAGATTATAATTACAGATCCGTTGACACTTTACAGACCAACCATCTACTGggttctcattcttttctttcttttcttttctttctattttctttttaaactgaCAAGAGTTAGAGGAACATACAAGTATAAGAGTCTAAATTGGAATGAGAAACCAAGTACTTGGCAACTCCAGAAGCAATATCATCTGGGCTTTAATTTATTCCCCCAAAAAAATTGCAGCTTTTCATCTTCCTTTGGACACCAAGTACTGTTCCTTCCACAATAATTTCTACCCAAAGTTTTACCAAATTAATTCCTTAATCATGATAATTAATTCCCAATTTATAAACTTACAGGATATAATGACATTGAACTCCCAATTTTCCAATCCCCATATATATGCtttatcaagaaaagaaaagaggctAAAGATTAGTGCAGTATGTCTAATTTTAGTAAGGTTAACAATCAAGTTTGCCCAAGACTTGCCAAAGAAGCCTTTAATGCAATGCCTTGCTTCTCAGGAACATCACTAAAGAAAGCAGGCAATTGGAGGGGAAGGATTATACACATCAATGGAATAGCATCATAAAGTTTGTTGGTTTGTTATATACAAAGTGCAATGTAAATATAATCACAGAAATAGGTTCATACATTTGGTACGATGCCAGTATTGTTCAAGGCAATGCAAGAACGGGGTGGAGTATGACAAAATACCGATGACCGGAAACCAATGACAGATGACTTGAGGCTTCATAATCTGTTAACCAAATGTGTTTTCTCCACTGTAAGTAACATAGAGAAATCCATCTTCGTCCTTCTTTTCATCATAAATGGTAGACATTATAGCTcctgcaaatattttttttcactacAATTAGTAGTTCTTGATTTTGAACAATTGTTATTCAAACAAATTGCACTTAATTTAATTGCATTTCGGAAGATGTCTTCAAGATCTTTTCATTTctgcttttttaaataaatttatgaatGACATTGTTTACCATAAACAGATATGAAATAGAAAGGAAATCAAAACCTAGCATCAAACCCACACACAGAGCTCATGAGATTGTGCTGAACTTACCTGTTGGTGGGAGGACATTATCCACAAATATAAAGATTGCCTTTTCTGCACTCAGTTTAATTCTCTTCCGAATTACATAGACGAATTGACCCACCGTGAGGTCAGCTGGGACAAGGTATCTGTAATTTCGTAATTGTCATTAATACACAAAACTTATCACCACTTTCAAGCAAAAAACTTGAGCACTAATATGGTcttctaggtagcagtgtgtccCTATTTCTTCTCTTCATCCTTCCCCATTCCAGTTCTATATTTGACATTAACAGAGATTGAAAGTATAGGACAAGAAAATAAGGACACACCAAAAAGGTAACTAATACCACATCATTTTAGAAGTCACTTGGGTTCTTTTGTTTCTTACAGCTCTAGGTGAGGAAACACGGGCAggcgcacacacacacagatgCTTGAACTACAGGGACCTCATGTATCAGCAATGGTTAATTATCCTAGAGCATACAAAGTCTTAAAAAGGGAAACTAGAGAAACAAAGAATTAGTGACATGCACTTACTTTTTCTTGTCAATGTTGGGAATATCACTTCTCTCAGCTTTCTCCACAATCACCTTCAGaatcacaaaagaaaacataaattgaaGCACAAATTGGATAGTTTGAGAGTATCAACTGATGCACATATACCTAGATTTATCACTTTATCATGCATAAATCAACTACTACAGTCTACAGCACTGCCTTAGTAGAAGTACCATCTAACCACTCTTTTGCAAAATAAATTCCTACTTTAAGGGAAGTCCTCAACATTTGCATTTCTATTCAGTTATCAAATTAGTGAACACAGAACTACCAGTTACATAATAGACTAAAAGAGGCTGGTCAGGCGCTTACTGCATgagagtgttttatggaattgAAGTCACTCATTTACTTTAAGCGTGCATATGCCATATGCTTACTGCCTtccatattttaaataatatccACAACGGATAATGAATATATGCCCACTACTAGGAGACTTGCTAAAAGTAAGTGTAAACCAATAAAGTTTTTGCAACAAATTCTACAAAACCCATCCCTCAAGTCTCAAACAACAACACCCCAACTATTTGGACCACAGCTTGCAACAGAACTTCATGGCAATCCTAGTCAACCAAAAAATTTCCATATCAACCAAGTGTTACATTACTATAATGATACCCAAGTGATTCTACATATCTGAAAGGCATTCCTCTTATAGATAGCAAGTATTGCATAAGCCATTTCGTGGCACCAAATTTTGTCTTCTCGACCATCTACTAAGACAATCCTAGGTTGACATGAAATCTTGTCTTATCGACCATCTACCATGGAGAAGAAATGCCACCAAACAAACAGGTTGGTACCATTGGTTACAATGCAGAACCATTAGGCAAACAAATACATAAAGTGTTTTACTAAGAACCCCACTGTAAGTGCATCTGGCCTAGCATGTCGTAAGCGAAAATGGCCTTGCATATTCAAGACAAAAGAAATGCCAAATGGGAATTCCCAGGATTCAAACTAAAGAACAAGTATCTATATAAGATATTAGgcttcaataaaaaaaatcaatacggAACTTTTAGTTTTTACTTATCTAAACCTACTCttgataaacaataattttgagTCTGAAGAATGTCCCTTAGGTATGACTTAATAAGCATTCATGTGTTGAGTCAGATACAAGAATCATCCTTCACTGTAGGCAAAAAATCCTAACTTAAACACTAGCCAATAAATGCATCATAATATGGAACCCAGTTAAGCTTAACCAGGTAGCAATTTTGAGCTCAGAATGGTTGGTGAACAATGCCTGAAACCAATGCAACTTTAGCATGTTTTAATGctgaagaaaatattttttgataagaaattgAAATATCATAAAAAGCGCAAATTGCTAAAGAAAATTTAGTTCAACAAGCCATTGAACATCACTTTTAATCTGATTTGAAACAGATAATCTGTCCATCTACCAATATACTCTTTGTTGAATAAGAAAATTGCACAACATGATTCACGTCTATGCAAGAGAGTTCCATCCATGAAGATTCATGAAAACCATAATCAATAGTGTAAAAACATGAAGTActcaaaatcattttctttcagCGTCAGTCAACGAGCTTGATGGTGTTTCAACTCAGATCAACAAATTATGCCCACTTCCCATCACCCCATAACAACTGAAATCAACAAAGAATTTTCAGTTCTTATCCCATATCTCCCTAATACTTACAGTAACTCCTTAAGTAAACGCCCTTAAATGCAGCCTCTTCCCAGGATCCTTCAAAGAACTCCCCTAGTCGAAAATATTGCTGCTTTTAAAAGAGTCGGCACTTAACACAAGTTGTACCAGAAAATTGCTCACTCTATGATGTTAACTAGCCAATAGTATTATGCCCCAGTTAAAAGAAGTAAAATCAGAGACCACGTGCTCACTAAAATCTAACTATTAATATTCCGATGATGGCGAGGAAAAAGATGCACAATGCATACTCAACACATATCCCAAAGTCTAGAAAAAATGATTCAAACTAAAAGATATAAAAGCCAAATTTGGAGGTTGAACCTGTATAAGAAGATTTTCAGACATATATCGTTAGCAAGTAatcaaaaagagaaatgtttggtttcattctgACACATCTCTTGTTTATCTCCATACAactattgaatttatgggaCTACGTGTAGGTTCCGCAAATGTAATGGTaaatttacaaataaataaataaataattttttttttaaaaaaaaaaaaaaaagatgtgcaAGAGAAATACACCAAATACATTTCAATCAAAAGGTGTACTCAAGAAAACGAAactgtaatattaattttatagatCACAAAAGCATATATTGATTCTCACTGGAATTCTATCCGGGTATTTCTCCCTGATTCTTGCAGCCTCGGCACGCCTCTTTTCTGCAGATACAAGACACCAATAATTAATGGGATTGAGCTTATACGTATAAAAACCAAAGATAATTGATTAAATTgatttaataaacaatataaaatagaataagCATTTAACACAAACACCAAAATTGCATTCCATACCAAAGTCATGCTCTTGCTTGAAAAAGCGCTTACTCATACTTCTTGAATTTACTGGataacaagaacaaaaacattAAGGATTTTTCTATCAATTaacaaatataaagaaaattgaatTCAGAGAAACCCCAGAACTTTAACCCAtatgaaaaacccaaaaacaaaaacaacaaaaaacaaaaacaacaaaaaaaacaaaaaaaacaaaaaatgaagaaagcgAGAAACTTTTCGACCAATATCAAAAACCCAAGTTTGGTTGATGAGAAAAGATGGTTCTCGGCAGGCGAAAACCCACAAAAAATCCCAGCTTAAGAACCAAAAGTTGACAAAGTAatctccttttctcttttcccattttccagaaatcaaagaaaacaaacataatcaaaaggaaaaagagtagaACTTACGTAAAGATTGAACCAAGAGAGGAAAAATCGAAAATACCAAGAAACAGTTTTCCAGAGCTCTTTGCTTTGCAGATAAGAGTGAGTTATtgacgatgatgatgatgatgatgatggtgattgAAAGTTTACCCTTTCGACAATGCATGTACCTGCAactacttattatttatttaatgggTTTGGCTTCCTCTCCGGTAGGATTGTTCAAGTATGGTAGAATAACCAATGAAACGTTGCCGCGTAAGGATTAGAGGGTTCCACTAGTCATAGCtcccaccccccaccccccaccccccactcccctctttttatttttatttttattttttctacatatattttatttttgagaaaaagaattataaaaaaaaccaacttaTTGCTAATGGTTTCAATTTTCAACTATCTATGAAGACTTCTATACAAAGGAAGCGTAAGTAAGAAGAAACATATAATAAATCTTTGATTTCGATGTTTCCTAACTTTCAACGATAATTTGGTCTACGttcatatatttaaaatttatgcaaaaatacacatatccttcaaatttatattcaatttgcaatttttttttttttataaattacatcAACGCCTCatcaaaattgttaaaaatttgCGATGTACacattttgttctaaaaaagataaaaatgacctttattttttttttcaataaaacaaatatttctaaaagaataaaagacATTCGGCCCCTTTTGACTATATTTGGGATTACCAAACTACCCGATGACCATTTGGGATGATTCGGTCACTTCCCAACTTCTCAaatggccaaaaaaataaaattaggggtGACCGAATCACTCTGGCCAAAGGTGGCTCGACTATCctcacttttattttatattttatttttgataatttatgaAGACATTAATACAATCTTTATTTTGAAAGAACATTGCAATTGCAAATGAAGTGTTAGTTTGAGATGAtatggacattttttttttctcaaaacttaataactttttaactttaatttgtattttcaaaATCTACTTAATAACACCCACGACCTCTAGTGAGTTGATTGACTCAAGTTGGAAATATATTtggctttaaaaaataattaatttacttATTGAAACCACAATCCATTTTAGCTATTACGTGGTCTATAACACAATAATATATTGGCGAGCCGTAGAGAAAAATTTAGCAGTCAAAATTTTATTGGTCACTTGAAAAAACTTGCAAAACGTTCACTGTAGAGAGAGCTAAGAGAAGCATAAAAGAGGCCTGCTTCTTCGGGATCTGGATTCCTGAAATAACTACTCTCGCTGCTTACGTTTCCTTCTAATCCATTAAACATTGATTTTGACGGTTTTAACCTCCAATTCCGGCTGATTTCCCTCTAACACAAAAGGGTATTTATGTAATTCCACCagaaataaaaactatatttgttacaaaatttgaaggcttttggatttgaatttgaaaagacgtaaattttcaaatttggtcggagaaattattttttttcaattttgcctataaaattgtcatattCTAACTCGCGAAaagtttataattatttaataataaaattgggtCGATGAAATTTTTTGTAACTCCCACCATAAAATTGATGTGTCTTTTGAGGGGGAAGAAATTCATTTCTAGTGCCCGTATTTCTACACTCTCATAAACAATTCTTGCAAAATGTGGTAAAATGTGCAACCTCTCGGAACGTGTGGCTTGATTTTGAATGGATGTTCCCCTCTCAATCCAAAGCCATGACAATGCAAATTCACTACCAAATTGCTACTCGGAAAAAGGGCAATTCATCAATAGCTTATTACTTTTCACAAATTCACTAGCCTTGCCAACACGTTGAGTGCAGTTGATCAGCCTTCTGTTGATCTCTCTCTAGCAGgagctaacattttttttcttttttcttataacTAGGATATCCGGTGCTTTGCCTGACTAAATTTTTTGAGAGGTCATGGAAAGCGTCTTTTCTACACGGGTCGGATAAAACTCATGCTTTTGCATGTGGGCGTGACCTCAAGAAATTATTTGCACTAAAAGAAATCGAACCAACCCCTTAGAGTTTAGTAGGAGCTAACATTGCTGGCAAGGGAAATTCATTTTCATGGTGGGTGTAGTGGTCACAACACCAGCTCTCTTTTAAATGGTTGCTGAAACTCCACAAATGAAAatggttttgatatatattttgaataaatgCGATCGTCTGATTATGAAACGCTTGGTGTTATGCATAATTAAGAAGAAATTGTTATGAAAGTagaattttataataaatagaagACGTTGGCATAACTTGCATGCATTAGCTTATCTACTAGTAGTCAATTGTATTTAATTAGGAGTCTTGCACTATAGGGCATGGGTTATCACATCATAGGAGAGTTGAGCTCTTAGTGAAAGTCTATTTCCGTTTAGGAGATATCTTCATATCTATGTTAATGCTTTCTAGTTTAGTTTAAGTAAATGTTCATTCTCACTTGGTAGAGTCTTGATAGGAGTTGTTCCAAGCCGTGGACTCAACCATGCTTAGGTTATGTTCATCTATTTAAAGAGATTAACTCATTAATAAAAGGTACAAAAAATTAACCCCATGTATATTTTAACATCATTtccagaataaatgaataacaaGGCTAATGATCTATGAAAATGACCTATTGCTCAAAATCATTTGACCAATGAATTCTACAAAAGTTCACAACGTATATGGtctatattttgttatttcCTACCCtttctctttgaaaaaaaaaaaaaaaaaaaaaaaaaagaagaagaagaagaagaagaagaagaagaagaagaagaagaaaaaaagaaaagttggtgcCTTTTAACAATTCCTCAGGTGCGAAAAATCCTTTTGCGGCCACCCGCAACAAAGTCGAGTCTTACCCAATCTGTGTGAAGAGTACCTTTGCAAGGATCTGTGGCCTTACCTTAAAgggttcacatcatttaaaaataataaaaaaaaaatggtgactATTAAACAATGGGTTAAGACTGTATAGCTTGCCAGCTTCAATTGAAAACTCCACTTTCCTAAATAGATAGAATTAGTAGTATTTATCTTAAATTGTGGATTTCTTTCATCCATACATTCCAATATAAAGAGTGCAGTATATGACCAAATTGAAGTTGACGGACTCCAACTTTATAGTCACATGGAAGTTGACATCTTTTAAGATAATGTACCACGCACAATTATGATGCCTATAACCTATGTATTCAGATTGTCATAAATTGGACTCATTCAATTATTTCATCCGTTGAAGTAGTATTTATCTTTCCAAGTAAACTCACCAGTCACACTTTTACATTGATCACGATCCTGTCTTTATTTCAACTGAAATGGTGAGGAATTAATTTTATGGATCAGATTAGATTTCACGAATCTAATAGTGTATATgtttgtcacgtcatttaagattttaaaaaatttcaataacatggcacctatatatatagttagatgcaacaaaacaaaaatattgacCGTAAAATGGAGAAAATCCTATTCCGTTTTATATAAGCttcattttgttaaattgtACATTAACAATCTTGATTCCTtattatacatataaataatgAATACCCATTTAATTTAGTCGTACTTGATCTTGTGATTTATGAATAAAAGGCTCCTTAATACAGCCTAGGTATTTTGACATTCAATCATGTTCCATTCAACCAGTTTCTTGTTATACTTGTAATGTGTATTGTACAATGACTTCTATTACTTGAATCTCTATAATATCTTCTGCCTCTTTCTCCTGATAgacataattttattaatttggaTATAATTAAATTGTTGTTCTAATCGTCAATTTCTATGTTTGAATAAGCCATTTTATTTATCtagtttttctaattttgttgaTTTCTGTTCTACTAATTCATCTTTTGCTCTTGTAAATGTCCATGGATTTCATGTGGAATGAATAAAGATCTTTTGCTTATTAATATGGTTTTCGGGTATTATTGGACCGATAtcattttccatttctttctaATTGTTCACTAATTGATTTAGTATACGTATTTGAATAATTATCTTTTTGTATAATGTCGTCTAAATTTTTCATTCTGTCCCTAAAATACTTGGTTTCTAATGGGAGAAGTTGTTACTTGTACTCCTTTTTTATGGGTGGTGTTGGCAAGGAAGTTACATAAATCAAAAACCAAATGGGAACATGGAATGTCACTGCTAGTTCTTGGAAGCGTATGTACTTTTCCAAATGTCAAGCTCATTATTTCCTTAcatattgacaaaaaaaaaaaattatattcaattttttatttttttggattttcctTTTCGTGGAAGTTGTTCTTTCTTACACTCATGCccttctaataataatttttttctttttttaatttttttaaaagcgtaTCTCCCGGCTTAATCATGTTAATATCTCTATGTTCATTTACCTTT harbors:
- the LOC133880035 gene encoding autophagy-related protein 8f isoform X2, which produces MSKRFFKQEHDFEKRRAEAARIREKYPDRIPVIVEKAERSDIPNIDKKKYLVPADLTVGQFVYVIRKRIKLSAEKAIFIFVDNVLPPTGAIMSTIYDEKKDEDGFLYVTYSGENTFG
- the LOC133880035 gene encoding autophagy-related protein 8f isoform X1, with protein sequence MHCRKGKLSITIIIIIIIVNNSLLSAKQRALENCFLVFSIFPLLVQSLLNSRSMSKRFFKQEHDFEKRRAEAARIREKYPDRIPVIVEKAERSDIPNIDKKKYLVPADLTVGQFVYVIRKRIKLSAEKAIFIFVDNVLPPTGAIMSTIYDEKKDEDGFLYVTYSGENTFG